The genome window CAGGTTGGCCAGCACATGGGAGAGTTCATCGGGCTTTCGACACTGAAACGTCGGAACGTTCTTCAGAATCGGCTCTTCATCCAGGTAAAAGCGGATCATCTCGGTGACAAAGGGGTACACCGACTTGTCATCCGCCACCCCGGTGCCGATCGCGTTGGCCAGTACCACATTGCCCGAGCGGTAGGCCGCGAGCAGGCCGGGCACGCCAAGCATCGAATCCGGGTTGAAGGCCAGCGGGTCGAGGAAGGCGTCGTCGAGGCGCCGGTAGATCACGTCAACGGCCTTGGGGCCGTCGGTGGTGCGCATGAATACGCGGTCGTCGCGCACGAACAGGTCGGCACCTTCTACCAGTTCCACGCCCATCTCCCGGGCCAGGAACGCATGTTCAAAAAACGCGCTGTTGAAGCGCCCCGGGGTCAGCACCACCACACTTGGATTATCCAGCGGGCTGGAGCTTTTGAGGGTGTCGAGCAGCAGGTTGGGGTAATGATCAATCGGCGCAATGCGCTGCGCCGCGAATAATTCCGGGAACAGCCGCATCATCATCTTGCGATCTTCAAGCATGTAGCTGACACCGCTTGGGGTGCGCAGGTTGTCTTCCAGCACGTAGTAAGTGCCATCGCCATCGCGTACGAGGTCGACTCCGGAGATGTGGGAATACAGATCGCGGTGCAGGTCCAGGCCCTGCATTGCCAGTTGATATTGCTCGTTGGCCAGCACCTGCTCGGCGGGGACAATGCCGGCCTTGATAATGCGCTGGTCGTGATAGAGGTCGGCGAGAAACATGTTCAGCGCCTTGACCCGTTGAATACAACCACGCTCGACAATCCGCCATTCACTCGCCGGAATACTGCGCGGGATCGTGTCAAAAGGGATCAGACGCTCAGTGCCCTGTTCATCCCCATAAAGGGTGAAGGTGATGCCCGCGCGGTGGAACAGCAAGTCGGCTTCACGCCGGCGCTGCGCCAGCAGTTCGGGCGGCGTGTCGGCCAACCAACGGGCGAACTCGCGGTAATGGGGGCGGACCTGCCCTGCCCCGTCGTACATTTCATCGTAATAAGTGCGGGTCATGCCGTACTCCTTGTCACCCGGGCGCAAGCACTGTCGCAAGGCCCGTGCCATCGGCATAAACACTTAAGAATCAGCC of Pseudomonas fluorescens contains these proteins:
- a CDS encoding circularly permuted type 2 ATP-grasp protein gives rise to the protein MTRTYYDEMYDGAGQVRPHYREFARWLADTPPELLAQRRREADLLFHRAGITFTLYGDEQGTERLIPFDTIPRSIPASEWRIVERGCIQRVKALNMFLADLYHDQRIIKAGIVPAEQVLANEQYQLAMQGLDLHRDLYSHISGVDLVRDGDGTYYVLEDNLRTPSGVSYMLEDRKMMMRLFPELFAAQRIAPIDHYPNLLLDTLKSSSPLDNPSVVVLTPGRFNSAFFEHAFLAREMGVELVEGADLFVRDDRVFMRTTDGPKAVDVIYRRLDDAFLDPLAFNPDSMLGVPGLLAAYRSGNVVLANAIGTGVADDKSVYPFVTEMIRFYLDEEPILKNVPTFQCRKPDELSHVLANLPDLVVKETQGSGGYGMLVGPASTAAEIEAFRARIKAKPHAYIAQPTLCLSTCPTFVENGIAPRHIDLRPFVLSGKETRVVPGGLTRVALREGSLVVNSSQGGGTKDTWVVED